In the genome of Thermotoga sp., one region contains:
- the ispD gene encoding 2-C-methyl-D-erythritol 4-phosphate cytidylyltransferase, giving the protein MNVAVLLAAGEGKRLGEKVPKQFLEIEGRMLFEYPLKTLLDSDVIDGVVIVVAKDWIGRVTKKAKHEKILGIVEGGDSRSQSVRNALKFLENIKPSYVLIHDSARPFLRKEYVGAVLKKAQETGAATLALRNSDTLVKLSDSKINYVPRDSIYRVQTPQAFSYDLLKKAHSEGKEWADDTEPVHRLGVEISIVEGDVFCFKVTFKSDLELARIIAREWERIE; this is encoded by the coding sequence ATGAACGTTGCGGTACTGCTCGCTGCTGGGGAAGGAAAAAGGCTCGGTGAAAAGGTACCCAAGCAGTTTCTTGAGATAGAGGGAAGGATGCTTTTCGAATATCCTCTCAAGACACTCTTAGACAGCGATGTTATCGACGGTGTCGTGATCGTGGTGGCAAAAGATTGGATCGGCCGCGTGACAAAGAAAGCAAAGCACGAAAAGATCCTGGGAATCGTCGAAGGTGGCGATTCTCGAAGTCAGAGTGTCAGAAACGCTCTTAAGTTTCTTGAAAACATCAAGCCGTCGTACGTTCTCATACACGACTCGGCGCGTCCTTTTTTGAGAAAAGAGTACGTCGGAGCGGTTTTAAAAAAGGCCCAGGAAACCGGGGCGGCCACTCTTGCTCTGAGGAACTCAGACACACTCGTGAAACTCAGTGACTCGAAGATCAACTATGTTCCAAGAGATAGCATCTACAGGGTGCAAACACCTCAGGCCTTTTCATACGATCTGCTGAAAAAAGCGCACAGCGAAGGCAAAGAGTGGGCGGACGACACTGAGCCTGTTCACAGACTCGGTGTGGAGATATCCATTGTCGAAGGAGATGTCTTCTGTTTTAAAGTGACTTTCAAAAGCGACCTTGAACTTGCGAGGATTATCGCAAGAGAGTGGGAGAGGATAGAATGA
- a CDS encoding ATP-dependent Clp protease ATP-binding subunit codes for MFNLEEYTEKAQKVMMSIQDIMTRYRQNQLSSEHILLAILEEGNNVGVELLKEVNVDINRLKDDVETFIGKYGVRVPDGTSVSQIFITPDARHVIEKAREEARRMGDSKIGTEHLLLGMVLSPDSTAFRILSRYGVTPEKVYEAIRKIRAAGKTDEAENIEALARFTVDLTQLAREKKLMPVVDREKEIRRVIQILSRRTKNNPVLIGDPGVGKTAVVEGLAQRIVEGKVPLFLRNVRVLKLDMGRLVAGTRFRGDFEERLKRLLDELRRKKGEVVLFIDEVHTVVGAGAAEGALDAANIMKPELTTGEIQIIGATTVEEYRKYIEKDRALERRFQPVLVEEPTVEQTIEILKGLRKVFEDHHKVKITDDALEAAAKLSARYITNRFLPDKAVDLIDEAASYVRLESSYPSEEILKLEKKMRDLEDRINDAVVRGEYEEAAKLKVELQKLKEEYEKAKENQENMEPVVNESVVAKIVEQWTGIPVSRIMESEKVKLLKLEELIHQRLVNQEEAVRIVARTIRRARVGIKNPRRPIGVFLFLGPTGVGKTELARTLADVLFGSEDAMIRLDMSEYMEKHSVARLIGAPPGYVGYEEGGQLTEAVRRRPYSVVLLDEIEKAHPDVFNILLQVFEDGRLTDGKGNTVDFRNTIIIMTSNIGSDKILGSLENVRLEIEKELRNTFKPEFLNRIDAVVYFKPLTMDEVKKIVEIMVKQLGDILKDKRITLELTERAKEYLAEAGYVPSLGARPLRRIIELELESMVADKILEGEISEGDHIVVDADEYGLKIERR; via the coding sequence ATGTTCAATCTCGAAGAGTACACGGAAAAGGCCCAAAAAGTAATGATGAGCATTCAGGATATAATGACCAGATACAGGCAGAACCAGCTCTCCAGCGAACACATATTGCTTGCAATTCTTGAGGAAGGAAACAACGTTGGTGTGGAACTCCTGAAGGAGGTGAACGTGGATATAAACAGATTGAAAGACGACGTAGAAACGTTCATAGGGAAATACGGTGTCAGGGTCCCGGATGGAACATCCGTCTCCCAGATTTTCATAACACCGGACGCAAGACACGTGATAGAAAAGGCCCGCGAAGAAGCCAGAAGGATGGGAGACTCGAAGATAGGAACGGAGCATCTTCTTCTCGGAATGGTTCTTTCTCCCGACTCCACAGCATTTCGTATCCTTTCAAGGTACGGCGTGACACCAGAGAAAGTGTACGAAGCCATAAGAAAGATAAGAGCAGCTGGGAAAACGGACGAGGCAGAGAACATCGAAGCCTTGGCCCGTTTCACGGTGGATCTCACCCAGCTTGCCCGCGAGAAAAAGCTCATGCCCGTGGTGGATCGTGAGAAAGAAATCAGAAGGGTGATACAGATACTCTCACGTCGTACCAAGAACAATCCTGTTCTGATTGGAGATCCAGGGGTTGGAAAAACGGCCGTTGTTGAAGGACTTGCACAGAGAATTGTTGAAGGAAAGGTTCCCCTCTTTCTGAGAAACGTGAGGGTGCTCAAACTCGACATGGGAAGACTGGTCGCAGGAACACGCTTCAGAGGGGACTTCGAAGAAAGACTGAAACGTCTCCTCGATGAGTTGAGGAGGAAGAAGGGAGAAGTCGTCCTCTTCATAGACGAGGTACACACGGTCGTGGGTGCAGGAGCCGCCGAAGGCGCTCTCGACGCTGCGAATATCATGAAACCAGAGCTCACAACGGGAGAGATTCAAATAATAGGTGCCACCACTGTTGAAGAGTACAGAAAGTACATCGAAAAAGACAGAGCACTTGAAAGAAGATTTCAGCCCGTTCTGGTGGAGGAACCCACCGTTGAGCAAACGATAGAGATTCTGAAGGGACTCAGGAAAGTTTTCGAAGACCATCACAAGGTAAAGATAACGGACGATGCCTTGGAAGCTGCCGCAAAACTCTCCGCCCGCTATATAACCAACAGGTTTCTTCCGGACAAGGCGGTAGATCTAATAGACGAAGCGGCTTCTTACGTGAGACTAGAATCTTCGTATCCATCCGAGGAAATTTTGAAGCTGGAAAAAAAGATGAGAGATCTCGAGGATAGAATAAACGATGCCGTAGTGAGAGGAGAATACGAAGAGGCGGCAAAATTGAAAGTGGAGCTCCAGAAATTGAAAGAAGAGTACGAGAAAGCAAAGGAAAACCAGGAAAATATGGAACCCGTGGTCAACGAAAGCGTTGTGGCGAAAATTGTGGAACAGTGGACTGGAATTCCCGTGTCTCGCATCATGGAATCTGAAAAAGTCAAACTCCTGAAACTGGAAGAACTGATCCACCAGCGCCTGGTGAATCAGGAAGAAGCGGTGAGGATAGTGGCCCGTACCATCAGGCGAGCCAGGGTGGGGATCAAAAATCCGAGGAGACCCATCGGTGTCTTTCTCTTTTTGGGGCCAACCGGTGTTGGAAAAACCGAGCTTGCAAGAACTCTCGCCGATGTGCTCTTTGGAAGTGAAGACGCCATGATAAGGCTCGACATGAGCGAGTACATGGAAAAGCACTCCGTTGCAAGACTTATAGGAGCTCCTCCGGGATACGTGGGTTACGAGGAAGGTGGCCAGCTCACAGAGGCTGTGAGGAGAAGACCTTACAGTGTGGTACTGCTCGACGAGATAGAAAAGGCGCACCCCGATGTGTTTAACATATTGCTTCAAGTCTTTGAAGATGGGCGTCTGACAGATGGGAAAGGAAACACGGTGGATTTCAGAAACACCATCATCATCATGACGAGCAACATTGGAAGTGATAAGATTCTGGGGTCCTTGGAGAACGTCCGGCTCGAGATAGAAAAAGAGCTTCGAAACACCTTCAAACCGGAGTTTCTGAACAGAATAGATGCAGTTGTCTACTTCAAACCTCTCACAATGGATGAGGTGAAGAAGATCGTCGAGATCATGGTAAAACAACTTGGAGACATCCTGAAAGACAAAAGAATCACCCTCGAGCTCACTGAAAGGGCGAAGGAATACCTGGCCGAGGCAGGGTATGTTCCTTCACTCGGTGCAAGACCTCTCAGAAGAATCATCGAGCTCGAACTGGAGTCTATGGTAGCCGACAAGATCCTGGAGGGTGAAATAAGCGAGGGAGATCACATCGTGGTCGATGCTGACGAATACGGTCTGAAGATTGAGAGGAGGTGA
- a CDS encoding DUF1844 domain-containing protein — translation MEERKEKLSMKDLILLFFSTISARCWARLGLTEDEYGDFYQDLGEARLGIDTLDAVFNKIKDLVDEKVRREMEGVLSTLKLNYFHQYQKSQKKKEANQT, via the coding sequence ATGGAAGAGAGGAAAGAAAAACTCTCCATGAAGGATCTCATCCTCCTCTTTTTCAGTACTATAAGCGCAAGGTGCTGGGCAAGATTGGGCCTTACAGAAGACGAATACGGAGATTTCTACCAGGATCTCGGTGAGGCTCGTTTGGGTATAGATACGCTAGATGCGGTTTTCAACAAGATCAAAGACCTGGTGGACGAAAAGGTGCGTCGTGAAATGGAGGGAGTGCTCTCCACACTGAAACTCAATTATTTCCATCAGTATCAGAAGAGTCAGAAGAAGAAAGAGGCGAATCAGACATGA
- the hslO gene encoding Hsp33 family molecular chaperone HslO, which produces MIYYGTIFDHKVRFSIVRMKEVVEEVRNRHNLSYLATVVLGRALIGAALMTPWLAEGERWTLDIEGDGPIRKVIAQSTNKFTVRGYVANPSVELPLKENRKFNVSGAIGRGALRVIRDLGLKTPFVSQVPLVSGEIAEDLAYYFTVSEQIPSAFSLGVLMDTRGVKIAGGFAVQILDRSLEKENVEMIENNIKNLPYVTKLFQETEPLDVLEMIFGEKVGFVETAEIRYRCDCNREKAKSALLVLDEKELEDMRKEGKGEVICKWCSTKYVFSEEELRELLKLKKNSASS; this is translated from the coding sequence ATGATTTACTATGGTACCATATTCGATCACAAAGTGAGATTTTCTATCGTCCGGATGAAAGAAGTGGTGGAAGAAGTAAGAAACCGGCACAATCTTTCTTATCTTGCCACGGTCGTTTTGGGAAGAGCCCTCATCGGTGCAGCATTGATGACACCGTGGCTCGCAGAAGGAGAACGATGGACCCTCGACATAGAGGGGGACGGCCCCATAAGAAAAGTGATCGCCCAGTCGACGAACAAGTTCACCGTCAGGGGGTACGTTGCAAATCCTTCCGTGGAGCTTCCTCTGAAAGAAAACAGGAAGTTCAACGTTTCTGGAGCGATCGGAAGGGGTGCCCTTAGGGTGATACGGGATCTTGGATTGAAAACTCCCTTCGTCTCCCAGGTTCCACTGGTGAGCGGAGAAATTGCTGAGGATCTTGCCTACTACTTCACCGTTTCCGAGCAGATTCCATCTGCCTTTTCTCTTGGGGTCCTCATGGATACAAGGGGTGTGAAAATAGCAGGAGGATTTGCTGTTCAGATTCTCGATAGGTCCCTTGAAAAAGAAAATGTGGAGATGATAGAAAATAACATAAAGAACCTTCCTTACGTCACAAAACTCTTTCAGGAGACAGAACCGCTGGACGTTTTGGAAATGATCTTCGGAGAGAAGGTGGGCTTCGTCGAAACAGCGGAGATAAGATACAGATGCGATTGCAACCGTGAGAAGGCAAAATCTGCTCTTCTTGTGCTGGATGAAAAAGAACTGGAAGATATGAGAAAGGAAGGAAAGGGAGAAGTAATCTGCAAGTGGTGCAGCACGAAATATGTCTTCTCTGAAGAGGAATTAAGAGAGCTTCTCAAGCTCAAGAAAAACAGTGCGAGTTCCTGA